In the Mastacembelus armatus chromosome 2, fMasArm1.2, whole genome shotgun sequence genome, one interval contains:
- the c2h8orf74 gene encoding LOW QUALITY PROTEIN: uncharacterized protein C8orf74 homolog (The sequence of the model RefSeq protein was modified relative to this genomic sequence to represent the inferred CDS: inserted 2 bases in 1 codon): protein MATKLVLFVRMGSLTEGEMAQIAGLQRDAGVPRLSCHFSWPEFSDERRGFHQEFVYDVAMFAAGRGFTWTNVIRAAVLAKGIFLQLDGLHVPRLLSLLTDALSECVPSLSPVHRQELTQFLTDTCVTRRRLFQAVVSGAANLSVTQLHLELQLPPTPCPLAQGTDVHEWEHQHQQAQLSSILXKEEELRSLRNGSRVTLGEVNLPEDEQLDKEGVMELVRAAVRATEGQMLASLNQEIFLLSDILWLKLQLAALATGRLHNPVPSNPGHTSLLSTHSSRGKKKKD, encoded by the exons ATGGCAACCAAGCTTGTGTTGTTCGTGAGGATGGGTTCTCTTACGGAGGGAGAAATGGCCCAGATAGCCGGGCTGCAG AGAGACGCTGGTGTGCCGAGGCTCAGCTGTCACTTCTCGTGGCCTGAATTCTCTGATGAACGGCGGGGTTTTCATCAAGAGTTTGTTTACGACGTGGCTATGTTTGCTGCGGGCCGTGGCTTCACCTGGACTAATGTGATCCGGGCCGCAGTGCTCGCCAAAGGCATCTTCCTACAGCTGGACG GTCTCCATGTACCCAGACTCCTCTCCCTGCTGACAGATGCACTGTCTGAGTGTGTACCAAGCCTTAGCCCTGTCCACCGCCAAGAGCTCACCCAGTTCCTCACAGACACGTGTGTCACTCGGCGGAGGCTTTTTCAGGCGGTTGTGAGCGGAGCTGCTAATCTGTCCGTCACTCAGCTACACTTAGAGCTGCAGTTGCCGCCCACACCTTGCCCTCTAGCACAG GGGACAGATGTGCATGAGTGGGAGCATCAGCACCAGCAAGCCCAGCTCAGCTCCATcct gaaggaggaggagctgaggagtCTCAGAAATGGGTCAAGGGTCACTCTGGGGGAGGTCAATCTCCCAGAAGATGAGCAACTTGACAAAGAA GGTGTTATGGAGTTGGTGCGTGCAGCGGTGAGGGCCACAGAAGGCCAGATGCTGGCAAGTCTGAACCAAGAGATCTTCCTACTCAGTGACATCCTGTGGCTCAAACTGCAGCTGGCAGCTTTGGCCACAGGGAGGCTCCACAATCCTGTTCCTTCCAATCCAGGTCACACCAGCTTACTTTCTACACATTCCAgtagaggcaaaaaaaaaaaagattga
- the LOC113127302 gene encoding L-threonine 3-dehydrogenase, mitochondrial-like: protein MLGLQLLRGAVKHAGRRPQYRGEQFTSATRSVSSSSQQLPAFGKTQCSSCSGTECPKVLITGGLGQLGVGLAHLLRKRLGKNNVILSDIRKPPTHVYNDGPFIFSDILDYKNLRETVVNNNISWLVHYSAVLSAVGESNVALAKEVNITGLHNILDIATEHELRVFVPSTIGAFGPSSPRDPTPELCVQRPRTIYGVSKVHAELMGEYYHHRYGLDFRCLRYPGIISADTRPGGGTTDYAVQIFHAAVKTGHFECNLRSDTRLPMMYIDDCLRATLEILEAPADLLVSRTYNINAMSFTPHELTQEIQKVLPNIRVTYNVDPVRQAIADSWPMALEDSTARRDWGWKHLYDLPELVQTMLTHITKGHQLAQAN from the exons ATGTTGGGGTTGCAATTACTGAGAGGTGCAGTGAAGCATGCTGGGAGAAGACCCCAGTACAGGGGTGAGCAGTTTACATCAGCAACACGTAGTGTCAGTTCAAGCTCACAGCAGTTACCTGCTTTTGGGAAAACTCAGTGTTCATCCTGCAGTGGTACTGAATGCCCCAAAGTCCTCATCACAG GAGGACTTGGACAGCTGGGAGTGGGACTTGCACATTTGCTGAG GAAGCGATTGGGAAAAAACAACGTGATCCTCTCCGATATCCGGAAACCACCCACCCATGTGTATAATGACG GTCCGTTCATCTTCTCAGACATCCTGGACTATAAGAACCTCAGGGAGACTGTGgtcaacaacaacatcagctgGCTGGTTCACTACTCAGCTGTGCTGTCCGCTGTGGGAGAAAGTAACGTCGCTCTGGCGAAAGAGGTCAACATCACAG GTCTCCATAACATACTGGACATCGCAACCGAACATGAACTGCGTGTGTTTGTCCCCAGCACGATCGGTGCCTTCGGTCCATCTTCGCCCAGGGACCCCACCcctgagctgtgtgtgcagagacCCCGCACCATCTACGGTGTCTCCAAGGTCCATGCAGAGCTGATGGGTGAG tACTACCACCACAGGTATGGGCTGGATTTCCGCTGTCTCAGGTATCCAGGCATCATCTCAGCTGACACCCGGCCTGGAGGAGGAACCACAG ACTATGCAGTCCAGATCTTCCATGCGGCTGTGAAGACCGGTCATTTTGAGTGCAACCTGCGGAGTGACACACGGCTTCCCATGATGTACATTG ATGACTGCCTCAGGGCTACTTTAGAGATCCtggaggctccagcagatttgCTTGTGAGCCGTACCTATAATATCAATGCTATGAGCTTTACACCACACGAGCTCACCCAGGAAATACAGAAAGTCCTGCCCAACATCAGAGTTACTTACAATGTGGACCCTGTCAGACAGGCTATAG CCGACAGCTGGCCAATGGCATTGGAGGACAGCACAGCAAGGCGAGACTGGGGCTGGAAGCACCTATACGACCTCCCTGAGCTGGTGCAGACCATGCTCACTCACATCACGAAAGGCCACCAGCTGGCACAGGCCAACTGA